TATATTTTTCGCTATGTAGCGCGGCAATCAGTGATGGCAAGTTATGGCAACAATCTCATGAAGAATACTCCGATGGATCAAGCACAGATCTTTAAAAAGCAGGAGAAATAGTTTAATATCATCAGCTTCTACCCCAAGGAGTATAAACCTACGCTAAGGCAGTTCCCCAAACTCACCATGGAAGATAGGCTGATcgagaagaaaaataaatagcCGGTCTTTCAAGGATGAGTCATGATTATAAAATCACTTTTTCTGAACATTAAATTTAGTGATCGAAGGAATTATTGTTCGTATTTTGATTTCCAAAGAAGCATCATTGAATTATCTCTAAAAGGCTACTCTTATCGAAGACATGGAAGAGATTGGCAAGTTGAATGATTTCATTATAGATGACTTGTAGCTTAATTAAGTATTTACTATTTCTAAATGATGACGTGTCCCTTTTATAACAATATTGTCTTGAtcattaattataaaataatgaaatagcAGATCATCATCGAATAAAATTAGTCATCTGACAGCCAGCCTTCCTCCCGTAAGGAAAAACTAGACAAGAAGCGTATgattagaaaaaacaaaacgcTGGTCATTCCCACAGACCTAGCAGAACTCAAAAAGATCGATACTTCTACGTTATCACGTGAATAAAAGGCAAAAATCCAGAAGGCTAAGAATCGTGAAGCAGCCCAAAAGTCAAGAGATACTCATAAGGAGTATGTGGCAAACCTTGAAAAAGAGGTTAGGGAGCTGAGGGAAGGCTTCGCGACTTCTAGAAAGATCTGTTGGAAATGCCAACGTTAGCTTGAAGAGGCTTCAAACCAAGATAGCAGCCTTAGTGACCAACAAACAGATTAGAGGACAAAACCAGAGAAAATATTCAGCTTCTAACATGAGGATTAGATGCACTATAAGGATTAATCGAACCTTGAACATTTCCAACATTTCGAGTAAGAATCCTTCATGAGAGCTTAAGATAGCAGCGAAGAAAATTCTTACTTAAAGCTAATGCTGTTTGTCTGCATGGTGGTCATAGCAACATTTATTTTCGGGACCTCAAAACCTCAGACAGCAGATCCAGTCGTCACCAGTCGTGCATTGATGGAAATACCGGAAATCCCAGAGGttgttgaaaaaaaatagtaaaagttAAATGCAACTCAAACTCAAACAGCTATAGTTCCCGTGGAAAAAGGACTCATAGCATTGAATTCAGATGACTGCCTCAACTCCCTCATGACTGTTCAAACCATTCAAGTGGACACCAAGAAAAGTTTGAGAACCTACCATGAGAATACAGCTACTCCAACCTACCTTGCCAGCCAAGATGGAATTCTGTTATGCAGTGTGCGTACTTCAAAGTCATATGATTCCCGCATGGAGAAATTACGATCCCCACTAGTAAAATTGTACCTTTTGGGATCATAAATAAAGGAAATGCTAACCCATTCGAACCTGCTGATCCCTATTCGTGACAGCAACATCCAGATAAACGGTTTGTACAGAGTTGCAGCAGAGATCAAGGACGTTAACCTTGTAAATGATCACAATTGTTTACTCTGATTTTATATCAATACTCAAATATTTGCCAAAGAATCATTAAGGATCGTCATTAGCTCATAAATTACCTCTAAAGAGTCAAAAGTTCGTTCTCCACCATGGATAAATCTTTTCTTAATCTCCTATTTTGTTCCATACCTATGAGATCCTTTATCTCCTTAAACAGGGTTTGCAAGGCAAGAAGCTTGTTAATGATAATGTGGGCAGGCTGTTTCTTATTTTCGTAGGGAGTAAGTGAATCGAAGAGTGAGTCATGAAAGGAAGAGCCTGAGACACAGTTCTTGATTGTGTCTTCAAAAATCTGGTTACTGTTGTTTGAGTTCGAAAATTATTCGTAATAGTCTGATGTGGACTTGAGCTGGGTCTGGTTAGCTTCCTTAAGTGTGGAGTTTGTACATTGAGATTTATCAAAATGATgctctttgttattttcttgcCAAATCTATCTTGGGTTGCTAATGTGTGCTGCCTTTCTTCTAGTGGCTACATCAAGATCAGCGGCtttgttctatttattttcTGACTTGCAGTATATTATCCCAGCCTGCTTCATcaaattttattgataaaaataataacagAATTGAAGAAATGAGTAAAGGATAtcaaatcaaaagcaaaaacgACGGTTGATTGGTGATTGCCACCAAAAGTTATTGAAATGCTTGTTGCTATCTTCCTGTCGAATGCAGTGAATGACACTGGTCGGATTATATGTAATTTTCATTATTTCCAGAAGCTATATGAGGTAGACTCCGATGATCAGAACTCCGTTCAGGGGATCAACAGACGTGTAGTCGGAGGTAAAGACCCAATTGTTATTTCCATAGAAGCTATCTTTACTGCCGATGACGAGGTTATTGGCGCCAGCGACATTGTTATTATTACCGACTATGACATTGTTGTATTGGATCAGGCATTTGCGCACATTTTGCAGCAAATTTGAAACCTTCACGACTTTCTGGTAAATTGAATTGAACACGAATCCTTgcgaaaaaaaattgcatgtcaCTGTGGGCGCGTTGGCATTGTACCCTGAAAAACCGAATATGCTCTTGAAGGAGAAGAGCTGTCCGAACCCAAATAGGTTGGGCTGAGCTTGACAGTTGAAATTTTGCAGTAGAGAATTTTTGAGATCGGAAATTGCAGCGTTGGTCTGGGCGAGCAGCACTGGGTCAATGTTAAGATCTCCGAAGAAATTCTCTCCACTAGCTGTCATAGCCAACACGAAGATTAAGAGGATTACCCTTGCTTGTGTATTTTCCATTTGGAATTAATTATGAACCGTAGAATATCGCTTCGATTTTAATAGAGGTATATTTAAAGTCGATATTCGAAATATAATCGAAAAGattatttccattttctttaattattcaAATAGCTTGTTATATTATGCATCtttatttatcattttcttttacttgttattGAGACCTTTGAAGGTTCCCTTCAGCTATTAGAAATAATTGAAATTATAACTTATACTCTGAAATGACTACTTGGTTGGGAGATAAATATGAGGGCGAATACAAAGAAGGATGGTACCACGGATACGGAAGGCTTGAACTTGATAATGGAGTCGTATACGAGGGACAATTTGTCAAGGGACAGTTTCATGGCGAAGGGAAACTTATCTATCCAAATGTATAACAAGCTTAATTAAGGGAGGCTACTACAAGGCTCAGTGGGTGGAGGGCAAGATGATTAATGGCGAATACATTTTCAACGATAATCTTAATTTTTAGAAGGAAGGCTGGAAGCATTGCATTAACGATGATCGCAGGTTTTACCAAGAATATCTTCACGGGATCAAGCCTTCTGGAGCTACCCAGCAGACCCGTGAAGACAAGCCCCACAACATTCCTACTGGCACCTATGACACCGGAGACGGCTATTATGAGCCTGTCAAGAGTATCATATACACCTATGATCATAAAATCTACCGCACCCCCACCGAGCAGGAGGTAAAGTTCATCATCGAGAAATGCAGATATGTTCCCAAGGCAGTTGACATCGACGGAAGCAAAGACAGAGTCATCAAAAAAGTATTAGAAATCGAAACGAAAAAATGATTAAGAGGCGCTTTtataacaatcatatcatcttTACTTTTCCACCTATTGAGTTGTTGAGGAAACATTGA
This portion of the Nymphaea colorata isolate Beijing-Zhang1983 unplaced genomic scaffold, ASM883128v2 scaffold0415, whole genome shotgun sequence genome encodes:
- the LOC116244954 gene encoding LOW QUALITY PROTEIN: uncharacterized protein LOC116244954 (The sequence of the model RefSeq protein was modified relative to this genomic sequence to represent the inferred CDS: deleted 2 bases in 1 codon; substituted 1 base at 1 genomic stop codon), giving the protein MTTWLGDKYEGEYKEGWYHGYGRLELDNGVVYEGQFVKGQFHGEGKLIYPNITSLIKGGYYKAQWVEGKMINGEYIFNDNLNFXKEGWKHCINDDRRFYQEYLHGIKPSGATQQTREDKPHNIPTGTYDTGDGYYEPVKSIIYTYDHKIYRTPTEQEVKFIIEKCRYVPKAVDIDGSKDRVIKKVLEIETKK